From Saccopteryx leptura isolate mSacLep1 chromosome 3, mSacLep1_pri_phased_curated, whole genome shotgun sequence, one genomic window encodes:
- the PABPC1 gene encoding polyadenylate-binding protein 1: MNPSAPSYPMASLYVGDLHPDVTEAMLYEKFSPAGPILSIRVCRDMITRRSLGYAYVNFQQPADAERALDTMNFDVIKGKPVRIMWSQRDPSLRKSGVGNIFIKNLDKSIDNKALYDTFSAFGNILSCKVVCDENGSKGYGFVHFETQEAAERAIEKMNGMLLNDRKVFVGRFKSRKEREAELGARAKEFTNVYIKNFGEDMDDERLKDLFGKFGPALSVKVMTDESGKSKGFGFVSFERHEDAQKAVDEMNGKELNGKQIYVGRAQKKVERQTELKRKFEQMKQDRITRYQGVNLYVKNLDDGIDDERLRKEFSPFGTITSAKVMMEGGRSKGFGFVCFSSPEEATKAVTEMNGRIVATKPLYVALAQRKEERQAHLTNQYMQRMASVRAVPNPVINPYQPAPPSGYFMAAIPQTQNRAAYYPPSQIAQLRPSPRWTAQGARPHPFQNMPGAIRPAAPRPPFSTMRPASSQVPRVMSTQRVANTSTQTMGPRPAAAAAAAAPAVRTVPQYKYAAGVRNPQQHLNAQPQVTMQQPAVHVQGQEPLTASMLASAPPQEQKQMLGERLFPLIQAMHPTLAGKITGMLLEIDNSELLHMLESPESLRSKVDEAVAVLQAHQAKEAAQKAVNSATGVPTV, from the exons ATGAACCCCAGCGCCCCCAGCTACCCTATGGCCTCGCTCTACGTGGGGGACCTACACCCCGACGTGACCGAGGCGATGCTCTACGAGAAGTTCAGCCCGGCCGGGCCCATCCTCTCCATCCGGGTCTGCAGGGACATGATCACCCGCCGCTCCTTGGGCTACGCGTATGTGAACTTCCAGCAGCCAGCGGACG CGGAGCGTGCTTTGGACACCATGAATTTTGATGTTATAAAGGGCAAGCCAGTTCGCATCATGTGGTCTCAGCGTGATCCATCGCTTCGCAAAAGTGGAGTGGGcaacatattcattaaaaatcTGGACAAATCCATTGATAATAAAGCACTGTATGATACATTTTCTGCTTTTGGTAACATCCTTTCATGTAAG GTGGTTTGTGATGAGAATGGTTCCAAGGGTTATGGATTTGTACATTTTGAGACACAGGAAGCAGCGGAAAGAGCTATTGAAAAAATGAATGGGATGCTTCTAAATGATCGCAAAGT ATTTGTGGGACGATTTAAGTCTCGTAAAGAACGAGAAGCAGAACTTGGAGCTAGGGCAAAAGAGTTCACCAACGTTTACATCAAGAATTTTGGAGAAGACATGGATGATGAGCGCCTTAAGGATCTCTTTGGCAAGTTTG gaCCTGCCTTAAGTGTGAAAGTAATGACTGATGAAAGTGGAAAATCCAAAGGTTTTGGATTTGTAAGCTTCGAAAGGCATGAAGATGCACAGAAA GCTGTGGATGAGATGAATGGAAAGGAGCTCAATGGAAAACAAATTTATGTTGGCCGAGCTCAGAAAAAAGTGGAACGACAGACGGAACTTAAGCGCAAATTTGAACAGATGAAGCAAGATAGAATCACCAGATACcag ggtgttAACCTTTATGTGAAAAATCTTGATGATGGTATTGATGATGAACGTCTCCGGAAAGAGTTTTCTCCATTTGGTACAATCACTAGTGCAAAG gtTATGATGGAGGGGGGTCGCAGCAAAGGGTTTGGTTTTGTATGTTTCTCCTCCCCAGAAGAAGCCACTAAAGCTGTTACAGAAATGAATGGTAGGATTGTGGCCACCAAGCCATTGTATGTAGCTTTAGCTCAGCGCAAAGAAGAGCGCCAGGCTCACCTCACTAACCAGTATATGCAGAGAATGGCAAGTGTGAGAGCTGTCCCCAACCCCGTAATCAACCCGTACCAGCCAGCACCTCCTTCAGGTTACTTCATGGCAGCTATCCCCCAG ACTCAGAACCGTGCTGCATACTATCCTCCTAGCCAAATTGCTCAACTAAGACCAAGTCCTCGCTGGACTGCTCAGGGTGCCAGACCTCATC CATTCCAAAATATGCCCGGTGCTATTCGCCCAGCCGCTCCTAGACCACCATTTAGTACTATGAGACCAGCTTCTTCACAGGTTCCACGAGTCATGTCGACACAGCGTGTTG ctaataCATCAACACAGACAATGGGTCCACgtcctgcagctgctgctgctgcagctgctcctGCTGTCCGCACAGTTCCACAGTATAAATATGCTGCGGGCGTTCGCAATCCTCAGCAACATCTTAATGCACAGCCGCAAGTCACCATGCAGCAG CCTGCTGTTCATGTACAAGGTCAGGAGCCTTTGACTGCTTCCATGTTGGCATCTGCCCCTCCTCAAGAGCAAAAGCAAATGTTGG GTGAACGGCTGTTTCCTTTAATTCAAGCCATGCACCCTACTCTTGCTGGTAAAATCACTGGCATGTTGTTGGAGATTGATAATTCAGAACTTCTTCATATGCTTGAGTCTCCAGAGTCTCTCCGTTctaaa gTTGATGAAGCTGTAGCTGTACTACAAGCCCACCAAGCTAAAGAGGCTGCCCAGAAAGCAGTCAACAGTGCCACTGGTGTTCCCACCGTTTAA